From a region of the Actinomadura luzonensis genome:
- a CDS encoding ATP-binding protein produces the protein MEHTFLAGIADPLLFPSMARDTVCRWIGARAHDLETVTSELVTNAVRHGLGPMPDAGYVRLKLTTESRRCELLVTDPGRSPGEPAMGLPDNDPSPDPDPDPGVERLRGLVLVDLLTGGLWGHFRNERRERVVWAVLPLA, from the coding sequence ATGGAGCACACCTTCCTGGCGGGGATCGCGGACCCGCTGCTCTTCCCCTCGATGGCCCGGGACACCGTCTGCCGCTGGATCGGGGCGCGGGCGCACGACCTGGAGACGGTCACCAGCGAATTGGTCACCAACGCCGTCCGCCACGGCCTCGGTCCGATGCCGGACGCCGGGTACGTCCGCCTCAAGCTGACCACCGAGTCGCGTCGCTGCGAGCTGCTGGTCACCGACCCGGGACGGTCGCCGGGCGAGCCCGCCATGGGCCTGCCCGACAACGACCCCTCGCCGGACCCCGACCCTGACCCGGGTGTCGAGCGGCTGCGGGGCCTCGTCCTGGTGGACCTGCTGACCGGTGGCCTGTGGGGTCACTTCCGCAACGAGCGCCGCGAGCGGGTGGTCTGGGCGGTCCTCCCGCTCGCCTGA
- a CDS encoding collagen-like protein, whose protein sequence is MAIKVRGGRTLTLAAVGALAASLLTVGGVATASSASGQVTACVNKKTRYARIVNPTTKCRVTEVRILIGGGSGEATTNSVTVGPKGDTGPQGPKGDAGPQGPQGRPGKQGAVGPQGPKGDTGPQGPQGPKGEDGKNGQDGKDGLPGKNGEQGPKGDTGPKGDAGPQGPKGADGRDGRNGRDGQDGEDGKSAYEIWRSQPGNGNKTVAQFLASLKGEKGDKGDPGTGGGGTTVTPVIVNKSFSGKAGYASCPEGKLLTGGGFSSNVKAVKSAPMNSSTWYVELDGNVGGTATAICI, encoded by the coding sequence GTGGCTATCAAGGTCCGCGGTGGGCGCACGCTCACCCTCGCCGCTGTCGGAGCGCTCGCCGCCTCGCTCCTCACCGTCGGTGGCGTCGCCACCGCCTCCTCGGCCTCAGGCCAGGTCACCGCCTGCGTGAACAAGAAGACGCGGTACGCCCGCATCGTGAACCCGACCACGAAGTGCCGCGTGACGGAGGTGCGCATCCTCATCGGCGGCGGCAGCGGCGAGGCCACCACCAACTCGGTGACCGTCGGCCCCAAGGGCGACACCGGCCCGCAGGGCCCGAAGGGCGACGCCGGGCCGCAGGGCCCGCAGGGCCGCCCCGGCAAGCAGGGCGCGGTCGGCCCGCAGGGCCCGAAGGGCGACACCGGTCCGCAGGGCCCGCAGGGCCCCAAGGGTGAGGACGGCAAGAACGGCCAGGACGGCAAGGACGGCCTCCCCGGCAAGAACGGCGAGCAGGGCCCGAAGGGCGACACCGGCCCCAAGGGCGACGCGGGCCCGCAGGGCCCCAAGGGCGCCGACGGCCGGGACGGCCGCAACGGCCGCGACGGCCAGGACGGCGAGGACGGCAAGAGCGCCTACGAGATCTGGCGCAGCCAGCCGGGCAACGGCAACAAGACCGTGGCCCAGTTCCTCGCCTCGCTCAAGGGCGAGAAGGGCGACAAGGGCGACCCCGGCACGGGCGGCGGCGGCACCACCGTCACCCCCGTCATCGTCAACAAGTCCTTCAGCGGCAAGGCCGGCTACGCCTCCTGCCCCGAGGGCAAGCTGCTCACCGGCGGCGGCTTCTCCTCGAACGTGAAGGCCGTCAAGAGCGCCCCGATGAACTCCAGCACCTGGTACGTCGAGCTCGACGGCAACGTCGGCGGCACCGCCACCGCCATCTGCATCTGA
- a CDS encoding MFS transporter encodes MVAVTPHDDSRLRYAWKVCSVTSLGLVLIGIAGSTLNVALPAVVRHFHADATESGWILLSFLLVNTASLVFFGRVADLLGRREVYLAGFALFTVASLLAGLSPDVWFLIAMRVVQAVGAAMILANGTVIITDAFPPERLSQGMGVYIGTLSVAQLAGPTVGGLIAETAGWQWIFWVNVPAGLIALAWGAAILRKVPRGPRQPVDGLGNVLLFAALSALLLALSETGSRGVGSPVVLAGAGVFAVLVPLIVLAERRAANPVLDLRLFGGRLLAYANAASFCNALARSALILVVALYFQAARGLDAFAAGLSVLPVPVGIGLASPLVGLLGRRVSPYALSIGGATLSALGLGTLTLTAGPGTPYWVTGIGLFVAGCGSGTFLTGNTTQVMRALPSGSLGVVNGFRVMIMNVGIVISVGLSLSVLTASVGPELRAQVYAGTLSRLSPVAVGQLMEGFQRAYGVLFAVAVAGALLAALARGQSSAESLDSTSR; translated from the coding sequence ATGGTCGCGGTCACCCCCCATGACGACAGCCGGCTCCGCTACGCCTGGAAGGTGTGCTCCGTCACCAGCCTGGGGCTCGTCCTCATCGGCATCGCCGGCAGCACGCTCAACGTGGCGCTGCCCGCCGTGGTGCGGCACTTCCACGCCGACGCGACGGAGTCCGGCTGGATCCTGCTGTCGTTCCTGCTGGTCAACACGGCGAGCCTGGTCTTCTTCGGCCGGGTCGCCGACCTGCTCGGGCGGCGGGAGGTCTACCTGGCGGGGTTCGCGCTGTTCACCGTCGCCTCGCTGCTGGCGGGGCTGTCGCCGGACGTGTGGTTCCTCATCGCGATGCGCGTGGTGCAGGCGGTCGGCGCGGCGATGATCCTGGCCAACGGCACCGTGATCATCACCGACGCGTTCCCGCCGGAACGGCTCAGCCAGGGCATGGGCGTCTACATCGGCACGTTGTCGGTGGCGCAGCTCGCCGGGCCCACGGTCGGCGGGCTCATCGCGGAGACGGCCGGCTGGCAGTGGATCTTCTGGGTGAACGTGCCGGCCGGGCTGATCGCGCTCGCCTGGGGCGCGGCGATCTTACGGAAGGTGCCCAGGGGGCCGCGGCAGCCGGTGGACGGCCTCGGCAACGTGCTGCTGTTCGCCGCGCTGTCGGCGCTGCTGCTGGCGCTGTCGGAGACCGGCTCGCGCGGGGTGGGCAGCCCGGTGGTGCTGGCCGGGGCCGGGGTGTTCGCGGTGCTGGTGCCGCTCATCGTGCTGGCCGAACGGCGGGCCGCGAACCCCGTGCTGGACCTGCGGCTGTTCGGCGGGCGGCTGCTCGCCTACGCGAACGCGGCCTCGTTCTGCAACGCGCTCGCCCGCTCGGCGCTGATCCTCGTGGTGGCGCTGTACTTCCAGGCGGCGCGGGGGCTCGACGCGTTCGCGGCGGGGCTCAGCGTGCTGCCGGTGCCGGTCGGGATCGGGCTGGCCTCGCCGCTCGTGGGGCTGCTGGGGCGGCGGGTGTCGCCGTACGCGCTGTCGATCGGCGGCGCGACGCTGAGCGCGCTCGGGCTCGGGACGCTGACGCTGACGGCCGGCCCAGGGACGCCGTACTGGGTGACCGGGATAGGGCTGTTCGTGGCCGGCTGCGGCAGCGGGACGTTCCTCACCGGCAACACCACCCAGGTCATGCGGGCGCTGCCGAGCGGCAGCCTGGGCGTGGTCAACGGCTTCCGCGTCATGATCATGAACGTCGGGATCGTGATCAGCGTCGGCCTGTCGCTGAGCGTGCTGACCGCCTCCGTCGGGCCCGAGCTGCGCGCCCAGGTGTACGCCGGCACGCTCTCCAGGCTCTCCCCCGTGGCCGTGGGGCAGCTCATGGAGGGTTTCCAGCGGGCCTACGGGGTGTTGTTCGCGGTGGCCGTGGCGGGCGCGCTGCTGGCCGCCCTGGCCCGCGGTCAGAGCAGCGCGGAGAGCCTGGACTCGACGTCGCGGTAG
- a CDS encoding helix-turn-helix domain-containing protein, with product MAENGQDPSLKAWQEYAERLHRYRSDQGLSQQRLAERIPYSEAAVGHVERLIRKPSHGLTKELERVFGLQGELMELLPEIHGVGPKWFREWPRVEKLAHTIRTSEPMLIPGLLQTERYASHTFLGEPGASVEEIETAVGFRLRRQRIFARARPPVYSALIDESVLRRPVGGGAVMREQLQKLTDVLNPPYVTVRIIPLSAGLTAGCLGAFEIATLLDGGPTHAYVESAEEGRVTSRAKTVQALTVRWEALSGMAHPVDRSRAIIREVMESYEQ from the coding sequence ATGGCGGAGAACGGGCAGGACCCCAGCCTCAAAGCCTGGCAGGAGTACGCCGAGCGCCTCCACCGGTACCGGTCCGACCAGGGGTTGAGCCAGCAACGGCTGGCCGAGCGCATTCCCTACAGCGAAGCGGCGGTAGGGCATGTGGAACGGCTCATCCGCAAGCCGTCCCATGGGCTCACCAAGGAGCTGGAGAGGGTGTTCGGGCTCCAGGGCGAGCTGATGGAGCTGCTGCCGGAGATCCACGGCGTGGGGCCGAAGTGGTTCCGGGAGTGGCCTCGGGTGGAGAAGCTGGCGCACACGATCAGGACGTCCGAGCCGATGCTCATCCCCGGCCTGCTCCAGACGGAGAGGTACGCGAGTCACACGTTCCTCGGAGAGCCGGGAGCATCCGTGGAAGAGATCGAGACGGCGGTCGGCTTCCGGCTTCGCCGTCAGCGGATCTTCGCACGGGCCAGGCCTCCCGTGTACTCGGCGCTGATCGACGAGAGCGTGCTGCGGCGTCCTGTGGGCGGGGGCGCGGTGATGCGCGAGCAGTTGCAGAAGCTGACCGATGTGCTGAACCCGCCCTATGTCACGGTGCGGATCATTCCTCTGTCCGCGGGGCTCACGGCCGGCTGCCTCGGAGCCTTCGAGATCGCCACGCTCCTCGACGGCGGGCCGACCCACGCGTACGTGGAGTCCGCCGAAGAAGGCCGCGTCACCAGTCGCGCCAAGACGGTGCAGGCGCTTACGGTTCGATGGGAGGCGCTGTCCGGCATGGCGCATCCCGTGGACCGGAGTCGCGCGATCATCCGCGAGGTGATGGAGAGCTATGAGCAGTGA
- a CDS encoding adenylate/guanylate cyclase domain-containing protein, giving the protein MPSADPAPYLPPATQPVRGVVWAIHLVLPMLGLWLLLANDKINIPWQHNPSHFWSILAVAGVNVALGLMISEAARRRGDARLFLVSMVFLSSAGFFFMHGLATPGFILRTGSLGFDAGQQVGLSVAALFAFASALPLGERAAGRVLAAQHFVRAALLGFMLVWGLTSLTPGLTPLSEPPAEAPVPWLAWGSLPGLLAYAAASVMMFLIHRRRPSAMLISLITAYALLAESMVAGMSQHNWHLSWWEWHLLLTLAFVFVAYSSYLQFRREGSSAGLFDSVALSATVRRIRQDYDRALEELVEHVRRGEPLAATRLSGKFRLNEGQAAVLDRAGRALAEERELSVRLAALVDVSGRTKVGLPENELLASSLERVRQAYGDVRIALVADGRTQVGSREYAFTGDEPIRRDHLLAFPLTVKGKLAGVLEVPIGRTSQDEALAATLAGQLSISLENARLYQELHTLFHQYMSPDVAHALLADPAQAALGGELRELTALFADLKGFTTFSEKVTPGEIVEMLNRYHTAAVPCILDNGGTIVQFVGDALLALFNAPAAQADHARAACRAALAMQQAAAEVAEEMAWKRVDDVPWPTFRVGVNTGPALVGNIGSPELRGFNAMGDCVNVAARLEGVAVPGTVVIGETTLRHLGEGASVRPLGDLSLKGKEELVTAYVLTDLA; this is encoded by the coding sequence GTGCCAAGCGCCGATCCCGCCCCTTACCTGCCCCCGGCCACGCAGCCCGTCCGCGGAGTGGTGTGGGCGATCCACCTGGTCCTGCCCATGCTGGGCCTCTGGCTGCTGCTCGCCAACGACAAGATCAACATCCCCTGGCAGCACAACCCGAGCCACTTCTGGTCGATCCTCGCGGTCGCCGGGGTCAACGTGGCGCTCGGCCTGATGATCAGCGAGGCGGCGCGGCGGCGCGGCGACGCCCGGCTGTTCCTCGTGTCCATGGTCTTCCTGAGCAGCGCCGGCTTCTTCTTCATGCACGGCCTGGCCACGCCGGGGTTCATCCTGCGCACCGGCTCGCTCGGCTTCGACGCCGGCCAGCAGGTCGGGCTGTCGGTGGCCGCCCTGTTCGCCTTCGCCTCCGCGCTGCCGCTCGGCGAGCGGGCCGCCGGGCGGGTGCTGGCCGCGCAGCACTTCGTCCGGGCGGCGCTGCTCGGCTTCATGCTGGTGTGGGGCCTGACGTCGCTGACGCCGGGCCTGACGCCGCTCAGCGAGCCCCCGGCCGAGGCGCCGGTGCCCTGGCTCGCCTGGGGCTCGCTGCCCGGGCTGCTGGCGTACGCGGCGGCGAGCGTGATGATGTTCCTCATCCACCGGCGGCGGCCCTCGGCCATGCTGATCAGCCTCATCACCGCGTACGCGCTGCTGGCCGAGTCCATGGTCGCCGGCATGTCCCAGCACAACTGGCACCTGTCGTGGTGGGAGTGGCACCTGCTGCTGACGCTGGCCTTCGTCTTCGTGGCCTACAGCTCCTACCTGCAGTTCCGGCGCGAGGGATCGAGCGCCGGCCTGTTCGACTCGGTGGCGCTCTCGGCCACCGTGCGGCGCATCAGGCAGGACTACGACCGGGCGCTGGAGGAGCTGGTCGAGCACGTACGGCGCGGCGAGCCGCTGGCCGCGACCCGGCTGTCGGGCAAGTTCCGGCTCAACGAGGGCCAGGCCGCGGTGCTGGACCGGGCCGGCCGGGCCCTGGCCGAGGAGCGTGAGCTGTCGGTGCGGCTGGCGGCGCTGGTCGACGTCAGCGGGCGGACCAAGGTCGGCCTGCCGGAGAACGAGCTGCTGGCTTCGTCGCTGGAGCGGGTGCGGCAGGCGTACGGGGACGTCAGGATCGCGCTGGTCGCCGACGGGAGGACCCAGGTGGGCTCGCGCGAGTACGCCTTCACCGGCGACGAGCCGATCCGGCGCGACCACCTGCTGGCCTTCCCCCTCACGGTCAAGGGGAAGCTGGCGGGCGTGCTGGAGGTGCCGATCGGCCGCACCAGCCAGGACGAGGCGCTGGCCGCCACGCTGGCCGGCCAGCTGTCGATCTCGCTGGAGAACGCCCGCCTCTACCAGGAGCTGCACACGCTGTTCCACCAGTACATGTCGCCGGACGTGGCGCACGCGCTGCTGGCCGACCCCGCGCAGGCGGCGCTCGGCGGCGAGCTGAGGGAGCTGACGGCGTTGTTCGCCGACCTCAAGGGCTTCACCACGTTCTCGGAGAAGGTGACGCCCGGCGAGATCGTCGAGATGCTCAACCGCTACCACACCGCCGCCGTGCCGTGCATCCTCGACAACGGCGGCACGATCGTGCAGTTCGTCGGCGACGCGCTGCTCGCGCTGTTCAACGCGCCGGCGGCGCAGGCCGACCACGCGCGGGCCGCCTGCCGGGCCGCGCTCGCGATGCAGCAGGCGGCGGCCGAGGTGGCCGAGGAGATGGCCTGGAAGCGGGTGGACGACGTGCCGTGGCCGACGTTCCGGGTGGGCGTCAACACCGGGCCCGCCCTGGTCGGCAACATCGGCAGCCCTGAGCTGCGCGGCTTCAACGCCATGGGCGACTGCGTGAACGTGGCCGCCCGGCTGGAGGGCGTCGCCGTGCCCGGCACGGTGGTCATCGGCGAGACCACGCTACGGCACCTGGGCGAGGGCGCCTCGGTGCGGCCGCTGGGGGACCTGAGCCTGAAGGGCAAGGAGGAACTCGTCACGGCCTATGTTCTGACGGATTTGGCGTAG
- a CDS encoding DUF397 domain-containing protein, with product MSSERGLRTGVWTKARASGGNGGSCVEVMRLADGGVLVRDSKDGGQGPELSFTRAEWLAFLDGAGKGEFDLS from the coding sequence ATGAGCAGTGAGCGGGGCCTCCGTACAGGCGTGTGGACCAAGGCCAGGGCGTCGGGCGGGAACGGCGGGAGCTGTGTCGAGGTGATGCGGCTGGCGGATGGCGGGGTGCTGGTCAGGGACAGCAAGGACGGCGGCCAGGGGCCCGAGCTGAGCTTCACCCGGGCCGAATGGCTGGCCTTCCTGGACGGGGCCGGGAAGGGCGAGTTCGACCTGTCCTAG
- a CDS encoding TetR family transcriptional regulator, which produces MGKLTAQAIAERALEIGDAEGLDAVTIRRLAAELGVTPMALYWHFKNKDQLLAGMADHLIAGFAPQPADERPWQEQLRDLTVGLIRTLRAHRCARDVFERVGQVAVPNYLAVWNRALGLGRTAGFSADESCLISQYLLRSAIAIADAPGHSRDEQEVRARRAGLQALPPERYPFIVEMAAPLAGGMDPELYDTFGVDLVLAGIEALAARRIQSEP; this is translated from the coding sequence ATGGGAAAACTGACCGCTCAGGCGATCGCGGAGCGCGCCCTGGAGATCGGCGACGCCGAAGGTCTCGACGCCGTGACGATCAGGCGCCTCGCCGCCGAGTTGGGCGTGACCCCGATGGCCCTCTACTGGCACTTCAAGAACAAGGACCAGCTCCTCGCCGGCATGGCCGACCACCTGATCGCCGGCTTCGCGCCGCAGCCCGCCGACGAGCGCCCGTGGCAGGAGCAGCTCCGTGACCTCACGGTGGGCCTGATCCGCACGCTGCGCGCGCACCGGTGCGCCCGCGACGTGTTCGAGCGCGTCGGCCAGGTGGCCGTCCCCAACTACCTGGCCGTCTGGAACCGGGCGCTCGGCCTCGGCCGCACGGCCGGCTTCAGCGCCGACGAGAGCTGCCTCATCAGCCAGTACCTGCTGCGGAGCGCCATCGCCATCGCCGACGCCCCGGGGCACTCCCGCGACGAACAGGAGGTCAGGGCCAGGCGCGCCGGGCTGCAGGCGCTGCCGCCCGAGCGGTACCCGTTCATCGTGGAGATGGCCGCGCCGCTGGCCGGCGGCATGGACCCGGAGCTGTACGACACCTTCGGCGTCGATCTCGTCCTGGCGGGCATCGAGGCGCTGGCGGCCCGCCGGATACAGTCGGAGCCGTGA
- a CDS encoding methylenetetrahydrofolate reductase: protein MTFELICEIEPPTKPDLKHVRHQIGTMSKIAHAFLIPDNHIGRATVSSVAVAHEVEAMGGRGIACLNSRDRNLLGFRRDLLTAAAYGVDQFLFVYGDKPTSGNRTSDLTVRSMLDEARAFSPDLRLGAAAGLRSLPSWKRAADFLFLQVSYSVEAQLRWREAHPADVPVYAGVMVLASERHARTLAAAIPDIDLPDDLVRRVAADRMAGVEAACEQVLALRESGAFAGVHLVPVSRYRDVESRLSALL, encoded by the coding sequence GTGACCTTCGAGCTGATCTGCGAGATCGAACCCCCGACCAAGCCCGATCTGAAGCACGTCAGGCACCAGATCGGCACCATGAGCAAGATCGCGCACGCGTTCCTCATCCCCGACAACCACATCGGCCGCGCCACCGTCTCCAGCGTCGCGGTCGCGCACGAGGTCGAGGCCATGGGCGGGCGCGGCATCGCCTGCCTCAACTCCCGCGACCGCAACCTGCTCGGCTTCCGGCGCGACCTGCTCACGGCGGCGGCCTACGGGGTCGACCAGTTCCTGTTCGTCTACGGCGACAAGCCCACGAGCGGCAACCGCACCAGCGACCTCACGGTGCGCTCGATGCTCGACGAGGCCCGTGCGTTCTCGCCGGACCTGCGGCTCGGCGCGGCGGCCGGGCTGCGCTCCCTGCCGTCGTGGAAGCGCGCGGCCGACTTCCTGTTCCTCCAGGTCAGCTACTCGGTGGAGGCCCAGCTCCGGTGGCGCGAGGCGCACCCGGCGGACGTGCCGGTCTACGCCGGAGTGATGGTGCTGGCCAGCGAGCGCCATGCCCGCACGCTGGCGGCCGCCATCCCCGACATCGACCTGCCGGACGACCTGGTGCGCCGGGTGGCGGCCGACCGCATGGCGGGCGTCGAGGCGGCCTGCGAGCAGGTGCTCGCGCTGCGCGAGTCGGGCGCGTTCGCCGGGGTGCACCTGGTGCCGGTCTCCCGCTACCGCGACGTCGAGTCCAGGCTCTCCGCGCTGCTCTGA
- a CDS encoding Crp/Fnr family transcriptional regulator has protein sequence MDPEPGEFLSMLTDEEAQALRAAGRIRRWDRGTAVMNEGDLADWVLVLLDGRVKVSSHTSSGTEVVLAVRGPGGLLGDMSAIDGSPRSATVTALEPITGIVVRDFPAFLETHGRIAVLLMKLVTGRLRDSDRKRIEYGAFDTTGRVATRLIELAERYGEKTNGGVRVALPLSQDELAGWTGASREAVSKALRTLRDRGLIETGRRRVVIHDLDGLRKRAR, from the coding sequence ATGGATCCAGAGCCAGGCGAGTTCCTTTCCATGCTCACCGACGAGGAGGCGCAGGCGCTGCGGGCGGCCGGCCGCATCCGGCGGTGGGACCGCGGCACCGCCGTCATGAACGAGGGCGACCTGGCCGACTGGGTGCTCGTGCTGCTCGACGGCCGGGTGAAGGTGTCGTCGCACACCAGCAGCGGCACCGAGGTGGTGCTCGCCGTGCGCGGGCCGGGCGGGCTGCTCGGCGACATGTCGGCCATCGACGGCTCGCCGCGCTCGGCCACCGTGACGGCGCTGGAGCCGATCACCGGGATCGTGGTGCGCGACTTCCCGGCGTTCCTGGAGACCCATGGGCGCATCGCGGTGCTGCTGATGAAGCTCGTCACCGGCCGGCTGCGCGACTCCGACCGGAAGCGCATCGAGTACGGCGCCTTCGACACGACCGGCCGGGTGGCCACGCGCCTGATCGAGCTGGCCGAGCGGTACGGCGAGAAGACCAACGGCGGGGTGCGGGTGGCGCTGCCGCTGTCGCAGGACGAGCTGGCGGGCTGGACCGGCGCGTCCAGGGAGGCGGTCAGCAAGGCGCTGCGCACGCTGCGCGACCGGGGGCTCATCGAGACGGGGCGGCGGCGGGTGGTCATCCACGACCTCGACGGGCTCAGGAAGCGCGCCAGGTAA